In Meiothermus ruber DSM 1279, the following proteins share a genomic window:
- a CDS encoding GNAT family N-acetyltransferase codes for MELRGPRLLLRPPRLEDTEALFALMSDPEMAPFVYWNPHQSPDETYQYLGHLQTKEGFFIIEAEGRPAGVIGLHLDWPNKLGETETWLGRPYWGCGINTEAKVVLFDFAFGPWDLRRIQAIAHVHNPRSQRALEKLGFQREGLLRRWRWIRGEPWDFYMYSLLPEEWMSSRPPIFY; via the coding sequence ATGGAACTGCGCGGCCCCCGGCTTCTGCTCCGCCCCCCTCGGCTCGAGGACACCGAGGCGCTGTTCGCGCTGATGTCCGACCCCGAGATGGCCCCCTTTGTCTACTGGAACCCCCACCAGAGCCCCGACGAAACCTACCAGTACCTGGGGCATCTGCAGACCAAGGAGGGTTTTTTCATCATCGAGGCCGAGGGAAGGCCGGCGGGGGTGATCGGGCTGCACCTGGACTGGCCCAACAAGCTGGGCGAGACCGAGACCTGGCTGGGGCGGCCCTACTGGGGCTGTGGCATCAACACCGAGGCCAAGGTGGTGCTCTTCGATTTTGCCTTTGGGCCCTGGGATCTGCGCCGCATCCAGGCCATTGCCCACGTGCATAACCCCCGCTCGCAGCGGGCGCTGGAAAAACTGGGCTTCCAGCGCGAGGGGCTTCTGCGCCGCTGGCGCTGGATCCGGGGAGAGCCCTGGGATTTTTACATGTACAGCCTGCTACCCGAGGAGTGGATGTCGAGCCGGCCCCCCATCTTTTACTGA
- a CDS encoding MFS transporter, giving the protein MSTAAPNQLAPARKAIYVTFFICGLVLAAWVSRIPAIKQQLGLNAGELGLVLMGGPIGLVLAMPLTGWLIARWGSRPVLAWAAMSNCAALPLLALAPNGWALGLALFVFGFANAAMDIAMNAQAVEVEKRYTRPIMSSFHALFSLGGLVGAALGGAAAAGGLAPLPFFAWTALVTGLLMLAATRYLLEVRPAASGPRFVWPRGVLLGLGLIVFCTGLGEGAVADWSAVFMKHEMGTSEAVAALAFSAFSVAMVVGRLSGDALIHRFGPVAMARAGGLLAASGFITTLVTNRPEVAMLGFVLIGLGYCTLFPLVFSAAGRVPGVQPGVALASVATLGYLGFLSGPPLIGLVAQVTSLRVSFMAVAGLAVLISLLAGLLQVKK; this is encoded by the coding sequence TTGAGTACCGCAGCCCCCAATCAACTCGCTCCGGCTCGGAAGGCCATCTATGTAACTTTTTTTATATGCGGTCTGGTGCTGGCCGCCTGGGTTTCACGCATTCCGGCCATCAAGCAGCAGCTAGGCCTGAACGCCGGCGAGCTGGGCCTGGTGCTGATGGGAGGCCCCATCGGACTGGTGCTGGCCATGCCCCTAACCGGCTGGCTGATCGCGCGCTGGGGCAGCCGACCGGTGCTGGCCTGGGCCGCCATGAGCAACTGCGCCGCGCTACCCCTGCTGGCCCTGGCCCCCAACGGCTGGGCGCTGGGCCTGGCTCTGTTTGTATTTGGCTTCGCCAACGCGGCCATGGACATCGCCATGAACGCCCAGGCCGTGGAGGTTGAAAAACGCTACACCCGGCCCATTATGTCCAGTTTCCATGCGCTGTTTAGCCTGGGGGGCCTGGTAGGGGCCGCCCTGGGAGGGGCCGCCGCAGCGGGCGGACTGGCACCGCTGCCCTTCTTTGCCTGGACGGCCCTGGTCACGGGGCTGCTGATGCTGGCGGCCACTCGATACCTGCTCGAGGTTCGACCAGCCGCGAGCGGGCCGCGCTTTGTCTGGCCTCGAGGGGTGCTGCTGGGCCTGGGCTTGATCGTGTTCTGCACCGGCCTGGGCGAGGGGGCTGTGGCCGACTGGAGCGCGGTATTCATGAAGCACGAGATGGGCACCAGCGAGGCCGTGGCCGCGCTGGCCTTCTCGGCGTTTTCGGTGGCCATGGTGGTGGGCCGCCTGAGCGGCGACGCCCTCATACATCGGTTTGGGCCGGTGGCGATGGCTCGAGCCGGTGGCCTGCTGGCCGCCAGCGGTTTCATAACCACGCTTGTTACCAACCGCCCCGAGGTCGCCATGCTGGGCTTTGTGCTGATCGGGCTGGGTTACTGCACCTTGTTTCCCCTGGTGTTCAGCGCCGCCGGCAGGGTGCCGGGGGTGCAGCCCGGGGTGGCGCTGGCTTCGGTGGCAACGCTGGGCTACCTGGGGTTTTTGAGCGGGCCGCCCCTGATCGGCCTGGTGGCCCAGGTGACCTCGCTGCGGGTATCTTTTATGGCGGTAGCGGGGCTGGCCGTGCTGATTTCTCTGCTCGCCGGGCTCCTGCAAGTTAAAAAATGA
- a CDS encoding PP2C family protein-serine/threonine phosphatase, whose product MPGSDSLPMVFTAALTDPGRKRALNEDAVTQLVTPYGGIFIVADGMGGHRTGEVASQMAVSQILEILRHKEPSPQGLLEAYEAANEAIYLAGQKPESRGMGTTCTTLWLDLPYALIAHVGDSRAYLLRDGELMQLTQDHSWVADRVRQGLLSEEEARNHRWRNVITNALGSFSSARVDLVGLKVRPGDVFLLCSDGLSGVLEDRVLAEMILTNPPEPAVVKLVKLANDWGGPDNISAVVVTIGSQVAENPRPYALPLEASEGRPVRLQSGSDPEVLTTQIVEPERKVTFWQRWGSLILLLLWFGLLGFVLFNQFGTGSTP is encoded by the coding sequence ATGCCGGGCTCCGACAGCCTACCCATGGTGTTCACTGCGGCCCTGACCGACCCGGGTCGCAAGCGGGCCCTCAACGAGGATGCGGTTACCCAACTAGTAACGCCCTACGGCGGTATTTTTATTGTGGCCGACGGTATGGGGGGCCACCGCACCGGCGAGGTGGCCTCGCAGATGGCCGTCAGTCAGATATTGGAGATTCTCAGACATAAGGAGCCCTCGCCCCAAGGCCTGCTCGAGGCTTACGAGGCTGCCAACGAGGCCATCTATCTGGCCGGACAGAAGCCCGAGTCGCGGGGGATGGGCACCACCTGCACAACCCTCTGGCTCGACCTGCCCTATGCCCTGATCGCCCATGTGGGCGACTCGAGGGCCTACCTGCTGCGCGACGGCGAGCTTATGCAACTCACCCAGGATCACTCCTGGGTGGCCGATCGGGTACGGCAGGGCCTGCTCAGCGAAGAAGAAGCCCGCAACCACCGCTGGCGGAACGTGATCACCAACGCCCTGGGCTCCTTCTCCAGCGCGCGGGTGGATCTGGTGGGCCTGAAGGTGCGCCCTGGCGATGTGTTTTTACTCTGCTCCGACGGCCTCAGCGGGGTGCTGGAAGACAGGGTGCTGGCCGAGATGATCCTGACCAATCCCCCTGAGCCGGCGGTGGTTAAGCTGGTGAAGCTGGCCAACGACTGGGGAGGCCCCGACAACATCAGCGCGGTGGTGGTGACGATTGGCAGCCAGGTGGCTGAGAATCCCAGGCCCTACGCTTTGCCCCTGGAAGCCAGTGAGGGGCGCCCTGTGCGACTGCAAAGCGGCAGCGACCCCGAGGTGCTCACCACCCAGATTGTCGAACCGGAGAGGAAGGTCACTTTCTGGCAGCGCTGGGGTAGTCTGATTCTGCTCCTGCTGTGGTTTGGTCTACTGGGCTTTGTTCTGTTCAACCAATTTGGTACAGGGTCTACCCCGTGA
- the proS gene encoding proline--tRNA ligase, which translates to MAKDKGLTPQSQDFNEWYNEVVLKADLVDYGPVRGTMVVKPYGYAIWENIQRELDRMFKETGHQNAYFPLFIPISFLQKEAEHVEGFAPELAVVTQAGGETLEEPLAVRPTSETIIGHMWAKWIRTYRDLPQLLNQWNSVVRWELRTKLFLRTTEFLWQEGHTAHATQEEAEEEARRMAGVYATVLRDWCAIPGWEGPKTESEKFAGAVYSISYEAMMRDGKALQSCTSHYLGQNFARAFDIQFQDKDQQNKYVHTTSWGFTTRVVGALVMTHGDDKGLILPPRLAPIQVVIVPIYKAETREAVLPAAERLYQELKAAGIRVHLDDRDQYSPGYKFNEWELKGVPLRLELGPRDVEAGTAVLASRLGGKETLQISELLGLLPARLEQFQRDLYQRALEFRDAHTWAVDSYEAFKEKVEQGFVKAFHCGDKECEKQIKAETTATTRCIPYDEPEAQGSCVRCGKPSAYGKRILFAKAY; encoded by the coding sequence ATGGCGAAGGACAAAGGCCTCACCCCACAATCGCAAGACTTCAACGAGTGGTACAACGAGGTGGTGCTCAAAGCCGATCTGGTGGACTATGGCCCGGTGCGCGGCACCATGGTGGTCAAGCCCTACGGGTACGCCATCTGGGAGAACATCCAGCGTGAACTCGACCGCATGTTCAAGGAGACCGGCCACCAGAACGCCTATTTCCCCCTCTTCATTCCCATCAGCTTCCTGCAGAAGGAAGCCGAGCATGTGGAGGGCTTTGCCCCGGAGCTGGCTGTGGTGACCCAGGCCGGTGGTGAAACCCTGGAAGAGCCCCTGGCGGTGCGCCCGACCTCCGAGACCATCATCGGGCACATGTGGGCCAAGTGGATCCGCACCTACCGCGACCTGCCCCAGCTTTTGAACCAGTGGAACAGCGTGGTGCGCTGGGAGCTGCGCACCAAACTATTCCTGCGCACCACCGAGTTCTTGTGGCAGGAGGGCCACACCGCCCATGCCACCCAGGAAGAAGCCGAGGAGGAAGCCCGCCGCATGGCCGGGGTGTACGCCACGGTGCTGCGCGACTGGTGCGCCATTCCGGGCTGGGAAGGCCCCAAGACCGAGTCGGAGAAGTTTGCCGGGGCGGTCTACTCGATTAGCTACGAGGCCATGATGCGCGATGGCAAGGCCCTGCAGTCCTGCACCTCGCACTACCTGGGCCAGAACTTCGCCAGGGCCTTCGATATCCAGTTTCAGGACAAAGACCAGCAGAACAAGTACGTGCACACCACCTCCTGGGGCTTCACCACCCGGGTGGTGGGGGCCCTCGTGATGACCCACGGCGACGACAAGGGCCTGATTCTACCGCCCCGCCTGGCCCCCATCCAGGTGGTGATCGTGCCCATCTACAAGGCCGAGACCCGCGAGGCGGTGCTGCCGGCTGCCGAGCGGCTTTACCAGGAGCTCAAGGCCGCCGGTATCCGGGTGCACCTCGACGACCGCGACCAGTACAGCCCGGGCTACAAGTTCAACGAGTGGGAGCTGAAGGGCGTGCCGCTGCGCCTCGAGCTGGGCCCGCGCGATGTGGAGGCCGGAACCGCGGTGCTGGCCAGCCGCCTGGGGGGCAAGGAAACCCTGCAGATCTCCGAGCTGCTGGGCCTGCTGCCGGCCAGGCTCGAGCAATTCCAGCGCGACCTGTACCAGCGGGCGCTGGAGTTCCGCGACGCCCACACCTGGGCGGTGGACAGCTACGAAGCGTTCAAAGAAAAGGTCGAACAGGGCTTCGTGAAGGCTTTCCACTGCGGCGACAAAGAGTGCGAAAAGCAGATCAAGGCCGAGACCACCGCCACCACCCGCTGCATTCCCTACGACGAGCCCGAGGCCCAGGGAAGCTGCGTCCGCTGCGGTAAGCCCAGCGCTTATGGCAAGCGGATTCTGTTCGCCAAGGCCTACTGA
- a CDS encoding metal-binding protein — protein MPSGRVHEAINLSVLGLATAAYWVYRQDLEVPQPVAVAFMGSYLLGTFLITPDLDLAEQQVRAKGRWGWMGWLWVPYGWMFTHRGLSHTWVVGPLTRILYLGAMGVLVYWFFTTLSSYLGLNIHLQPHFKAPPQEVIWALVLGYYASQWLHLIADGIWPDSGRIFANRRRRQR, from the coding sequence GTGCCTTCGGGTCGCGTTCACGAAGCCATCAATCTCAGCGTCTTAGGACTGGCCACAGCCGCCTACTGGGTCTATCGGCAAGACCTCGAGGTTCCCCAGCCGGTGGCGGTGGCCTTTATGGGCAGCTACCTGCTAGGAACCTTCCTCATCACCCCCGACCTAGATCTGGCTGAGCAACAGGTGCGGGCCAAGGGGCGCTGGGGCTGGATGGGCTGGCTCTGGGTGCCCTATGGCTGGATGTTTACCCATCGGGGTCTTTCGCACACCTGGGTGGTGGGCCCCCTAACCCGGATTCTGTACCTGGGCGCAATGGGCGTGCTGGTGTACTGGTTCTTCACCACCCTCTCGAGCTACCTGGGGCTGAACATCCACCTGCAACCCCACTTCAAGGCCCCACCCCAGGAGGTTATCTGGGCACTGGTTCTGGGGTATTATGCCTCGCAATGGTTGCATCTCATTGCCGACGGCATCTGGCCTGATAGCGGTCGGATCTTTGCAAACAGGCGCCGTCGCCAGCGGTGA
- a CDS encoding 2,3-bisphosphoglycerate-independent phosphoglycerate mutase: MDMLPILTELSQKTPTKILLVVLDGVGGLPQTPGGPTELAAAHTPNLDALAQKSALGLLTPVYPGLAPGSGPGHLSLFGYDPFKYLVGRGALSAIGIGADFKDGDVAVRGNFATLDAAGLVKDRRAGRPSDAENVRVVNRLKTAIREINGVQVTFYTESEHRFVVILRGEGLGDKVSDTDPQKTGVAPLQAQALEAGDTASAKTASVLNTLTTRIQEVLRDEPQINGALFRGISEKPRFPGMAQVYKLNAACVASYPMYKGVASLVGMEVLPVEGVEDAPEGKVKALQENWAKYDFFYLHFKKTDSTGEDGNFEEKVHKVELFDHLLPELLALKPDVLAITGDHSTPSVLKAHSWHPVPLLLYGPYLRNDAAQRFTEDEAARGSLGHLRGVELMPLLLAHAGKLQKYGA; this comes from the coding sequence ATGGACATGCTCCCCATCCTCACAGAGCTATCGCAAAAAACCCCCACCAAGATTCTCCTGGTTGTGCTGGACGGCGTAGGCGGCCTGCCCCAGACCCCCGGCGGCCCCACCGAGCTGGCCGCAGCGCATACCCCCAACCTGGATGCCCTGGCACAGAAGAGCGCCCTGGGGCTCCTGACCCCGGTCTACCCCGGTCTGGCCCCCGGTTCCGGCCCCGGCCACCTCTCGCTCTTTGGCTACGACCCCTTCAAGTACCTGGTGGGGCGCGGGGCGCTCTCGGCCATCGGGATTGGGGCCGACTTCAAAGACGGCGACGTGGCGGTGCGCGGCAACTTTGCCACCCTGGATGCCGCCGGGCTGGTCAAGGATCGCCGGGCAGGCCGCCCCAGCGACGCGGAGAATGTGCGTGTGGTGAACAGACTGAAAACCGCCATCCGCGAGATTAACGGCGTCCAGGTAACCTTCTACACCGAGAGCGAGCATCGCTTTGTGGTGATTTTGCGTGGGGAAGGGCTGGGCGACAAGGTAAGCGACACCGACCCCCAGAAAACCGGTGTGGCCCCGCTGCAAGCCCAGGCCCTCGAGGCCGGCGACACCGCCAGCGCCAAAACCGCCAGCGTGCTCAACACCCTTACCACCCGCATCCAGGAGGTATTGCGAGACGAGCCGCAGATCAACGGGGCGCTCTTCCGGGGCATCTCCGAAAAGCCCAGGTTCCCCGGCATGGCCCAGGTTTACAAGCTAAACGCGGCCTGTGTGGCCAGCTACCCCATGTACAAAGGCGTAGCCAGCCTGGTGGGCATGGAGGTGCTGCCGGTGGAAGGGGTGGAAGACGCTCCAGAGGGCAAGGTAAAGGCCCTACAGGAAAACTGGGCCAAGTACGATTTCTTCTATCTGCACTTCAAGAAAACCGACAGCACCGGCGAGGACGGTAATTTTGAAGAAAAAGTGCATAAGGTCGAGCTTTTTGACCACCTGTTGCCCGAGCTGCTGGCCCTGAAGCCCGATGTGCTGGCCATCACCGGCGACCACTCCACCCCTTCGGTTTTGAAAGCCCACTCCTGGCACCCGGTGCCGCTGTTGCTCTATGGCCCCTACCTCCGCAACGACGCCGCCCAGCGCTTCACCGAGGACGAGGCCGCCAGAGGCAGCCTGGGCCACCTGCGTGGGGTGGAGCTGATGCCCTTGCTGCTAGCCCATGCCGGCAAGCTGCAAAAGTACGGCGCCTAG
- a CDS encoding TetR/AcrR family transcriptional regulator, whose translation MTVEARTAPKREAILEATIRVLRDRGLSGLKVEEVAREAEVGKGTVYLYFQDKQDLLKALVEHHTFTYYRKVEEVVSRGGPFRERLAEVLRLRVDWVEEWRGLWAAVAREAQPEDTTGWLRGMHEHYQRLLERLVQEGKARGEVRSELDTCLTAASIAALACNPQLEFPREAYLEHLLEVLLKGVAL comes from the coding sequence GTGACCGTGGAGGCTCGGACTGCCCCCAAACGCGAAGCAATCCTCGAGGCAACCATCCGAGTGTTGAGGGATCGGGGGTTGTCGGGGCTCAAAGTCGAGGAGGTAGCCCGGGAAGCCGAGGTCGGCAAAGGCACGGTTTATCTCTACTTCCAAGATAAACAAGACCTGCTCAAGGCGCTGGTGGAACACCACACCTTTACCTACTACCGCAAGGTGGAGGAAGTGGTGAGCCGCGGTGGCCCCTTTCGTGAGCGCCTGGCCGAGGTGCTGCGACTTCGGGTGGACTGGGTGGAGGAGTGGCGCGGTTTGTGGGCGGCTGTAGCCCGAGAGGCCCAGCCTGAGGACACCACAGGCTGGCTCAGGGGTATGCACGAGCACTACCAGCGCTTGCTGGAGAGGCTGGTGCAGGAAGGTAAAGCCAGGGGGGAGGTGCGGTCTGAACTCGACACCTGCCTGACCGCCGCCAGCATTGCGGCCCTGGCCTGTAATCCCCAGCTCGAGTTTCCACGGGAAGCCTACCTCGAGCACCTGCTCGAGGTACTACTGAAAGGAGTGGCGTTGTGA
- a CDS encoding cupin domain-containing protein, protein MYSAKFWVEHLGLQPHLEGGFYRQTYVSSELIAQPHLPPRFDGPRTFSTAIYFLLEHPDFSAFHRLKSDEVWHFYSGAPLTLWLISPQGTLSSLSLGPDPSKGHRFQATVPAGCWLAASLDTPGSYALVGCTMAPGFEFADLELAQRGALVQQFPQHRPLIERLTR, encoded by the coding sequence ATGTATAGCGCTAAATTCTGGGTGGAGCACCTTGGCCTGCAACCCCATCTCGAGGGTGGCTTCTATCGCCAGACCTACGTATCCAGCGAGCTTATCGCGCAGCCTCACCTACCCCCCCGTTTTGACGGCCCGCGGACTTTTTCCACGGCCATCTACTTTTTGCTCGAACACCCCGATTTTTCGGCCTTTCACCGGCTCAAAAGCGACGAAGTCTGGCATTTCTACAGCGGCGCTCCCCTGACCCTGTGGCTCATCTCACCCCAAGGCACGCTTTCGTCGCTATCCCTGGGCCCTGATCCCAGCAAAGGGCACCGCTTCCAGGCGACGGTTCCTGCCGGCTGCTGGTTGGCCGCCAGCCTGGACACCCCTGGAAGCTATGCGCTGGTAGGCTGCACCATGGCCCCCGGCTTCGAGTTCGCCGACCTCGAGCTGGCCCAACGCGGAGCCCTGGTACAGCAATTTCCGCAACACCGCCCCCTCATCGAACGGCTGACCCGCTAA
- the nth gene encoding endonuclease III, giving the protein MPKVPKATSPKPKDKAQGSSGRESLKAKKQRAQRILAVMEQLYPQAATELQHKNPFELLIATVLSAQATDASVNKATPALFQRYPDAFALAQATPEEVEPYIKTIGLYRSKARNIVLLARRLVEQHGGEVPVDKAKLRALPGVGWKTATVVLGAAFGVPGIAVDTHLTRLAARLGLSAQKDPEKIGGDLERLFPKEKWVFVHHALILFGRYRCTARKPQCPGCPLYDDCLSQGAW; this is encoded by the coding sequence ATGCCGAAAGTACCAAAGGCTACCAGCCCAAAGCCGAAGGACAAAGCGCAGGGCTCGAGCGGGAGGGAATCGCTCAAAGCCAAAAAGCAACGGGCCCAGCGAATTCTGGCGGTTATGGAGCAGCTCTACCCGCAGGCCGCCACCGAGCTACAGCACAAGAACCCCTTTGAGCTGCTAATTGCCACGGTGCTCTCGGCCCAGGCCACCGACGCCTCGGTGAACAAGGCCACCCCGGCCCTCTTCCAGCGCTACCCCGATGCGTTTGCCCTGGCCCAGGCCACACCCGAAGAGGTGGAGCCCTACATCAAGACCATCGGCCTGTACCGTTCCAAGGCCAGGAATATCGTGCTGCTGGCCCGCCGCCTGGTGGAGCAGCACGGGGGGGAGGTGCCAGTGGACAAGGCCAAGCTGCGCGCGCTGCCGGGGGTGGGCTGGAAGACCGCCACGGTGGTGCTGGGGGCGGCCTTTGGGGTGCCGGGGATTGCGGTGGACACCCACCTGACCCGCCTGGCCGCCCGGCTGGGCTTGTCGGCCCAGAAAGACCCCGAGAAAATCGGGGGCGACCTCGAGCGCCTCTTCCCCAAGGAGAAGTGGGTGTTTGTGCACCACGCGCTGATTCTTTTTGGCCGCTACCGCTGTACAGCCCGTAAGCCGCAGTGCCCGGGCTGCCCCCTGTACGACGACTGCCTGAGCCAAGGGGCTTGGTAG
- a CDS encoding CarD family transcriptional regulator, whose product MSEYRPGDKVVLPPYGVGVVAGIAQRSVAGSDRAYYQVDFPGTRSKAYVPVEAPQTTRLRRALSPDQVNEILALLQEGRLPLPRQWAARHRKTTEILADGDPFRIATLAGQLRAWELEKGLPDLDRQALRRAMHLLAEEISQVLEITLDEARKLFEEAVGESLN is encoded by the coding sequence GTGAGCGAATACCGTCCAGGAGACAAGGTTGTTTTGCCGCCGTATGGTGTAGGAGTGGTGGCGGGGATCGCCCAGCGTTCGGTGGCTGGCTCGGACAGAGCCTATTATCAAGTTGATTTCCCTGGAACCCGCTCGAAGGCTTATGTGCCCGTAGAAGCGCCGCAAACCACCCGTTTGCGTCGGGCCTTGTCGCCGGATCAGGTAAACGAGATTCTAGCCTTGCTACAAGAAGGCCGACTGCCCCTGCCCCGTCAGTGGGCTGCCCGCCACCGCAAGACCACCGAGATCCTGGCCGATGGCGACCCTTTCCGCATTGCCACCCTGGCCGGTCAACTCCGGGCCTGGGAACTTGAAAAGGGCCTGCCCGATCTCGACCGTCAAGCCCTTCGCCGGGCCATGCACCTTCTGGCAGAGGAAATTTCGCAGGTGCTCGAGATCACCCTCGACGAAGCCCGCAAGCTCTTCGAAGAAGCCGTGGGCGAGAGCCTAAACTAA
- a CDS encoding S8 family serine peptidase: MRKLLLLVGMSALLAACGGPRSSKPSLEVIASLPPAPASPMVDETPTRWFVELSGGAVSDGISLQSIQAQHAAFRQAAQAAGVKILFAYTQLFNGFSVEVPGNNRKLLYTLPGVEGVYPIGTYKLPPREAANPDLASAITQTGADIAQNDLGLTGRGVKVGIIDSGIDLEHPAFAGRIVDGYDFVGDAYDASDPAKSTPVPDPNPDDCDGHGTHVAGIVGGKDSQITGVAPGVQFGAYKVFGCEGSTGDDVILAALERAETAGMDVVNMSLGSPFGWSVLGKSITKMVKRGTVVVASAGNNGNLGLFATGDPAATEGVLSVASFDNIAVNAQKAVVNATGAPLGYLVLGGAEAPPTSGTSAEVVWVGRGCNADALLADPNGKVALMERGACTFNEKYQKAVAAGAVGVIIHNNAPGLFAGGGVAGVAGKFGISISQADGLALRGLTSPTTLTWTPDTTQVSNPTGNLISSFSSWGLSQDLKLKPDLGAPGGLIRSAVPLEQGSYAILSGTSMSAPHVAGAVALLLEGNPAFWGPQKPSEVRKYLQNTAMPKLFALAPSSGLPETSYREGAGMIDIVAAVQNRVTVTPSAISFAEKAGTHTERLVLKNRSNVPLIYRPVHLPGPSAFGSIYSPSFAIAPATVSFSHTQVTVPARGEAVLTVTITPPAGLPNKGLFGGYILLQPVGAGLMMNVPYVGMQGGYQAVQILTPASAGFPLLGKLNAAGTGYDLLPSGGTFTLQGNDLPVVLAHFEHGAQVYEMVILNAATNAPIHPKYSRADYGEYIPRNSSANGFFAIPWDGTRITRYAKEDVYGNKIPVPSEFQAVPDGQYKLQLRVLKPTGRMSNPADWESWISPVITIDRP, encoded by the coding sequence GTGCGAAAGCTACTTTTGCTAGTCGGGATGTCGGCTCTACTGGCAGCCTGTGGGGGCCCCAGGAGCAGCAAACCCAGCCTCGAGGTCATCGCGTCCCTACCCCCGGCCCCCGCCAGCCCAATGGTAGATGAAACCCCCACCCGCTGGTTTGTGGAGCTCTCCGGGGGTGCTGTAAGCGACGGCATCAGCTTACAGAGCATCCAGGCCCAGCACGCCGCCTTCCGCCAGGCCGCCCAGGCCGCCGGGGTCAAGATTCTGTTCGCCTACACTCAGCTTTTCAACGGCTTTTCCGTAGAAGTACCGGGCAATAACCGCAAACTGCTCTACACCCTGCCAGGCGTGGAAGGGGTCTACCCCATCGGCACCTACAAACTTCCCCCGCGTGAGGCAGCCAACCCCGATCTGGCCAGCGCCATCACCCAGACCGGGGCCGACATCGCGCAAAACGACCTGGGCCTGACCGGGCGGGGGGTCAAGGTGGGCATCATCGACTCGGGTATCGACCTCGAGCACCCCGCTTTTGCGGGCCGAATCGTGGACGGCTACGACTTCGTGGGCGATGCCTACGACGCCTCCGACCCTGCGAAGTCCACCCCCGTGCCCGACCCCAACCCCGACGACTGCGACGGCCACGGCACCCATGTGGCCGGGATTGTGGGCGGTAAGGACAGCCAAATTACCGGCGTGGCCCCAGGGGTTCAATTCGGCGCCTACAAGGTGTTTGGTTGTGAGGGTTCCACCGGTGACGACGTGATCCTGGCCGCGCTCGAGCGGGCCGAGACCGCCGGCATGGACGTGGTCAATATGAGCCTGGGCTCCCCCTTCGGCTGGAGCGTGCTGGGCAAATCCATCACCAAGATGGTCAAACGCGGCACCGTGGTGGTGGCCTCCGCCGGCAACAACGGCAACCTGGGCCTCTTTGCTACCGGCGACCCTGCCGCCACCGAGGGCGTGCTGAGCGTAGCCTCTTTCGACAACATTGCGGTGAATGCCCAGAAAGCTGTGGTCAATGCCACCGGGGCCCCGCTGGGCTACCTGGTGCTGGGCGGGGCCGAAGCCCCCCCCACCAGCGGCACCAGCGCCGAGGTGGTCTGGGTGGGCCGGGGCTGCAACGCCGATGCCCTGCTGGCCGACCCCAACGGCAAGGTGGCCCTGATGGAACGCGGGGCCTGCACCTTCAACGAAAAGTACCAGAAAGCCGTGGCCGCTGGGGCGGTGGGCGTGATCATCCACAACAACGCCCCCGGCCTGTTTGCCGGCGGTGGGGTGGCCGGTGTGGCCGGCAAGTTCGGCATCAGCATCTCCCAGGCCGATGGCCTGGCCCTGCGCGGCCTGACCAGCCCCACCACCCTCACCTGGACACCCGACACCACCCAGGTCAGCAACCCCACCGGCAACCTGATCTCCAGCTTTAGCTCCTGGGGTCTGAGCCAGGATCTGAAGCTTAAACCCGACCTGGGCGCTCCGGGTGGCCTGATCCGCTCGGCGGTACCCCTGGAGCAGGGCAGCTACGCCATCCTGAGCGGCACCTCGATGTCGGCCCCGCACGTGGCCGGCGCGGTGGCACTGCTGCTAGAAGGCAACCCCGCCTTCTGGGGCCCACAAAAACCCAGCGAGGTGCGCAAGTACCTGCAAAACACCGCCATGCCCAAGCTCTTCGCCCTGGCCCCGAGCTCCGGCCTGCCCGAGACCAGCTACCGCGAGGGCGCAGGGATGATTGACATCGTGGCGGCGGTGCAGAACCGGGTGACCGTGACCCCCTCGGCCATCTCCTTTGCCGAGAAAGCCGGCACCCACACCGAGCGGCTAGTGCTGAAGAACCGCAGCAACGTGCCGCTCATCTACCGGCCCGTCCACCTGCCCGGCCCCTCGGCCTTCGGCAGCATCTACAGCCCCAGCTTTGCCATTGCCCCAGCCACGGTGAGCTTTAGCCACACCCAGGTCACCGTACCGGCCCGGGGTGAGGCCGTGCTTACGGTCACCATCACCCCGCCCGCAGGCCTACCCAACAAGGGCCTGTTTGGCGGTTATATCCTCCTGCAGCCGGTGGGCGCGGGCCTCATGATGAACGTGCCCTACGTAGGAATGCAGGGCGGCTACCAGGCGGTGCAGATTCTGACCCCGGCCTCCGCAGGCTTCCCCCTGCTCGGCAAGCTTAACGCCGCCGGCACCGGTTACGACCTGCTCCCCAGCGGTGGCACCTTCACCCTGCAGGGCAACGACCTGCCAGTGGTGCTGGCCCACTTCGAGCACGGGGCCCAGGTCTACGAGATGGTGATTCTGAACGCGGCCACCAACGCCCCCATTCATCCCAAGTACAGCCGGGCCGACTACGGCGAGTACATCCCGCGCAACTCCAGCGCCAACGGATTCTTTGCCATTCCCTGGGACGGCACCCGCATCACCAGGTACGCTAAAGAAGATGTCTACGGCAACAAGATACCGGTGCCCAGTGAGTTCCAGGCTGTGCCCGATGGGCAGTACAAGCTGCAACTGCGGGTGCTCAAGCCCACCGGCAGGATGAGCAACCCCGCCGACTGGGAGAGCTGGATCTCACCGGTCATCACCATTGACCGTCCGTAA